In Buchnera aphidicola (Eriosoma grossulariae), a genomic segment contains:
- the pyrH gene encoding UMP kinase, with protein MKKNKPIYRRILLKISGQTLQKNINGFGIDIQSIDRLVKEIKILVDYGVEIGLVIGGGNLFRGFHLKQLGVNKIISDQIGILSTVINSLAVKDAIHRASMNVHLMSAIKINGICEGYDYEKAIHLLSNQHVVIFAAGIGNPFFTTDSAACLRGIEIQADILLKGTKVNGVYNLDPEKNLNAVMYKQLSYHTVLKHEFQVMDLSAFTLARDHCLPIRVFNINKSGALHRIILGENEGTLITTSNN; from the coding sequence ATGAAAAAAAATAAACCTATATATCGACGTATTTTATTAAAAATAAGTGGTCAAACATTACAAAAAAACATTAATGGATTTGGAATAGATATTCAATCAATTGATCGTCTTGTCAAAGAAATTAAAATTTTAGTAGATTATGGTGTAGAAATTGGATTAGTTATAGGTGGTGGTAATTTATTTCGAGGTTTTCATTTAAAACAATTAGGAGTAAATAAAATTATTTCTGATCAAATAGGCATTTTATCTACTGTGATCAATAGTTTAGCCGTGAAAGATGCAATTCATAGAGCATCTATGAATGTTCATTTAATGTCTGCAATTAAAATTAATGGTATTTGTGAAGGTTATGATTATGAAAAAGCTATTCATTTATTATCAAATCAACATGTTGTTATTTTTGCAGCAGGAATAGGAAATCCGTTTTTTACTACTGATTCAGCTGCATGTTTAAGAGGAATTGAAATTCAAGCTGATATTCTTCTTAAAGGAACTAAAGTCAATGGAGTATATAATTTAGATCCAGAAAAAAATTTAAATGCTGTTATGTATAAACAACTAAGTTATCATACGGTATTAAAACATGAATTTCAAGTAATGGATTTATCAGCTTTTACTTTAGCCAGGGATCATTGTTTGCCAATTCGTGTTTTTAATATTAATAAATCTGGAGCTTTGCATCGTATTATATTAGGAGAAAATGAAGGTACATTAATTACTACTTCTAATAATTAA
- the frr gene encoding ribosome recycling factor — protein MILELQQDAENKMIHCVTLFKNNINKLRTGKASPEILDSIHIKYFGVNKLLRNISNISVEDSRTLKVHVFDKSISILVQKSIINADLGLNISLLGDIIRVSFPILTEERRKKLIKLVRLEAEQSRIAIRNIRRLFNEKIKKLLKKNIITKDLDHSSQINIQNKTNQYIKNIDCVLLSKEKELMTF, from the coding sequence ATGATATTGGAATTACAACAAGATGCTGAGAATAAAATGATTCACTGTGTTACGTTATTTAAAAATAATATTAATAAATTAAGAACTGGTAAAGCTTCACCAGAAATATTAGATAGTATTCATATTAAATATTTTGGTGTAAATAAATTATTAAGAAATATATCTAATATATCTGTCGAAGATTCTCGTACTTTAAAAGTGCATGTTTTTGATAAATCAATTAGTATTTTAGTACAAAAATCCATTATAAATGCTGATTTAGGTTTAAATATTAGTCTTTTAGGAGATATAATTCGTGTTTCATTTCCAATTTTAACAGAAGAAAGAAGAAAAAAATTAATTAAATTAGTTCGTTTAGAAGCTGAGCAAAGTAGAATTGCTATTCGTAATATTCGTAGATTATTTAATGAAAAAATAAAAAAACTTTTAAAGAAGAATATTATAACTAAAGATTTAGATCATAGTAGTCAAATAAATATTCAAAATAAAACTAATCAATATATAAAAAATATAGATTGTGTTTTACTTAGTAAAGAAAAAGAGTTAATGACGTTTTAA